The following nucleotide sequence is from Sediminispirochaeta bajacaliforniensis DSM 16054.
ACCTGGTGAACAAATCCTGGCCATTCCTGTTCTGCTTTTTCTGCTATCATTTGACCATTACCACGGGCATCGAATGCCCCACCGGAAAAGTTTGGAAGATTCTCCATGACCATTTTGATAGTTTGCCATTGTTGATCAAAACAAACATTTCGTAATTCAATAACACAAAATGTAAGCTGCTTATCATTCGGCAAAAGCTCATCAAGGAAGATACAGGTCAGGTCTCCGGAACGGGCAAAGTCCTCTCCCAGGTATACCGGGCCGGTATGAGCCAGCAAGATATCCCGTACCTCTTTTTTGAACCATTTATCAAATTCTCTGATTCGCTTCTCTTTAGGCAGGAAGGTAAAGCTGGCATCACAGACTTTCCTTAAAATCGGAATGGTCGGATCTTCAACCGATTCCAAGAGACTGGTTGGGAAATACCTGGTTCCCGCTTTTACCGGTATACAAAAAAGTTCTTCTTCGGCAGCATCCCCGTAGTCGACGATCAGTTTCTCTCTCCAGTCAGCCTCTATTGCCGGTGTCCATTCCCGTCCTTTTACCAGGCATATCCGTCTATACAGGCCCTCGGCCAGGGCATCATCCAGCGTTGTTTTATATAAACTGTAGGATTTTTTCCCTTCTCGTATTTCCTTAATGAGTTCATTGAAAGGGTTGTCGTCTCCGTTATGCGTAGAGAGGATTCTCACACATCCACCCCACATTAAAAGGGCAAGGGCCGCCTTGAGCAGTTCCGACAAATCGTCGACAAAGGCCGCCTCATCGAGAATTACCCGGCCCTGTTTTGACCTCAGAGATCGGGGTACGGATGGCAGACACCAAACCTCGAAGCCGGAATCAAACCGCACCCGGTAAACGGTAATATCTTTATCCTCATCTTTCAGGACGACCTCTTCTACTTCGGATGCGGCAGCATTTAAATGCCGTGCCCAAAACGCACAGTCCTGGGCAAATTGCTGAGTCATTTCCTTGGAATAGGAAAGATAGTAAGAGCTTTGGCCTCCCGCCTCTTTGCTCTTTGCCGCATCCATAGCCGATGCCAAGGCCTCAACATAAGACGCTCCGATTCGTCTGCTTTTCTCCCAGACTTTTACTTCGGATTCGTCTTCTATCCATCTTTTTTGATAGGGCAGAAGAATATCTTCGGTCATATCATAGCCCTAAAATTTCGCGTTTAATCAGGTCCACCGTGGCGGGGGTAAGGCCTTTGGCCTTTGCTGTTTTATCAACAACTTCAGCGGCTTCGGCAAGAGTACGGTTTCTGATTTCCGATTCTCTTTCGGCATTCAATTTTTCAGCCGTTTCCAAATCCTTGAGCCCTCTGGAAACTTTGAATATGATATCGGTAACCAGTTCCGGTGCGATTTCTCCTTCTTCCTTGAGATCATCAATCTCAGATATCAAGTCAAAGGCGGCAAGACGGATCTGCTCGTTTACGACTTTTCCAAGTTTGTTCCTGCCCTCGGCACCAAATTTTTCGATATAGGCATCGGCCACTTCCTTAGCCTGGCGGTTCTTTTCCGCAAATCGTTTCATTCTCTTGGCATAACGATTTACCGAACTTTTAGATACCAGACTCTCTCCTGCTTCATCGTTTATGGCATCGACAATTTCCGTCTGTGTTACCGCTGGATCAGCGAGCATCTCCTGCAACTTGGTTCTCAGATGCGCTGGCAATCGGTCAATAGCGCTTTTTTGTCCCATCATTCCTCCAGTGGAGGATCAATCCCCTCTGCCCGAATAAATCCCTCAGCGACATCAAGCCCTGGCCGTGCAATGGTAACGATTACCAAAGGAGTGGCTCCCATCCTTTTGGTTTTGACATATCCTCTTTGTTCCAGCCAGTTAATCTGTTCGTTTACCTCTGATATGCCTACAGCATGACCATATTCTTTCAGCAACCGCTGTAGCATTTCATTGGATAGATTATGGCCAGCATCATTCTTCAAACCCTGCAATATGAGCATCCGCTGATTCGGTGTAAAAATGGTTTCCATCTTTTCTCCTACTTCCCCGGCGTATTGCTGATAAACCAATTCTGTATTGACTGTAAAATCGGTTTTATTCCCTTGAGTTCACCTCCGAACTCACCCATTCTTCGCTGCATTTCGCTAAGTAAAGTATTCTCCAAATAATCAACACGTTTCTCTAACTTTCGATGGTCTTCGATACGTGCTTCCTTCTCAACAAGGATCAACTCAGATATTGATTGCCTAAAGGTTGCATCCTTTTCTTCTTGCTTCTTTTTCCAATAAGTGAAAACAGTAAATGATAATCCGGAGACGGATAAAAAGGTCCCAATTGCAGCAAGTACAAATTTTGCGATATCCATTCCCCCTCCTACTTTCTGCAAAGTACCATGTCAGGAGAATGAACTAATTAAACAGTGGTTATTATGTCTTGATCTCTGTATGTGGGATACTCGTTTTAGGAGGGTATGCCATGATAATACGGAAAGAACAATATGAGAAGGGGCGAAGATGAACAAAATTATGAACCTCGCCCCTGAAGATTATTACACACAGAGAAACAATCCATTTGTCTATGGAGATAATCCTCGTATTGACGGCGAAAAAGACTATCTGTTGAAAGCAAATGCACAGTGCATGCCTACAGCGTACGTAATGTTTCTCATCGGTAATAAAATCCCATATACAAATCTGACGCGACTTCCAGACGATGCCTATTTTTCGTCTTTACTCATAACCAAAGCCGCATGGGAATTTGCCGCAAAAAAATATTCCTGGTCAATCAACCGAAAAGATAAGAAAGGAAACATTCTGCCGGACATTCCGCCTAATGAAATTCATGGCATGTATGGATCATACCTTAGCAAGATTGTCTGTGGTCGTCGAGTATCTGATTTTATGACTGATCTCACATTCGATGACTATGTCGATCGAATTGATACAGGGCAAGTAATCATGACTTCCGGATCGTTTCCAGGAATTGATGGGCACGCCTTCGATGCCGTCGGACGAGTAAAACGAGATTCTGCCATATCATTGAAGCTCGCAGATCCATGGGGCGATTTCAAGACAGGATATAAAAACCATTCTGGATACAACGTGTCTATGACACAAGAAAACTTTCTCCGCCATGTAAAACCGGTCGGAAAACTATATAAATGGGGGCATATCGTATTATGAAAATTAAGACGGAACAGATGTTGTGGGTCGCTATTGCATTTATCGCTATGTGTGGATTCATATTATTCGTTGAGTCTGGATCAGTCTTGACGGCTGTTTCCCTTGGATTTGTATTCATCATCGGATCATTTCTCGGAGTTGATCTGGTAAAAATGATCAAAGATACATCGTCCCTTCCTGACGGTAAATACCAAGATATAAGAAAAAGCCGGTACATTTTGGCACTTATTTTTTTCGCTTTACTTTGTATAGAGGCTTTTATCATTTCAAAGGTATATGATCGCAATCTTGATGGTGTCTATGGTTCCATCGGTGTTGGATTTATGATCGTCGTCTCACTTTTTGTATCTGGAATCGAAGCTAATAAGATCGCAACAACAAAAGGTTGACATAGGTGTGGCAACTAAAAAAATTAACGGCATTTTTGGTATTAGTATCCTTTTCTGTTTCTGCATTTGCGGATGGGGATTATATTACCATACCGCTCGAAACCTGGATGCAAATCGTGAGAATCTCAGGAAACAACGAGCTACTATTAGCCGACTTGAATCAAACAACACAGAACTTGAGCGAATCAACAGAGAACGAAGCTCAGATATTACCAAACTTGGTGGAAACATCGAACAGCTTAACAAATACATCGAAGAACTTGAGCGAATCAACAGAGAACGAAACGCTAATATTGAACGACTCAACGGACTCGTTAAAAATTATGAAAGAAACCAACGAAAACTCGCTGAAATCGTCCAACAAGTCAATACTGCGAACAGTCTTAACCAGGACAGGTAGTATCCTTTTGGCGTTCTTCGCTGGTTATA
It contains:
- a CDS encoding terminase large subunit domain-containing protein, which codes for MTEDILLPYQKRWIEDESEVKVWEKSRRIGASYVEALASAMDAAKSKEAGGQSSYYLSYSKEMTQQFAQDCAFWARHLNAAASEVEEVVLKDEDKDITVYRVRFDSGFEVWCLPSVPRSLRSKQGRVILDEAAFVDDLSELLKAALALLMWGGCVRILSTHNGDDNPFNELIKEIREGKKSYSLYKTTLDDALAEGLYRRICLVKGREWTPAIEADWREKLIVDYGDAAEEELFCIPVKAGTRYFPTSLLESVEDPTIPILRKVCDASFTFLPKEKRIREFDKWFKKEVRDILLAHTGPVYLGEDFARSGDLTCIFLDELLPNDKQLTFCVIELRNVCFDQQWQTIKMVMENLPNFSGGAFDARGNGQMIAEKAEQEWPGFVHQVMLTQSWYGENFPKLKSRMEDGITTIPGDGFIRDDFRVVGLKAGIPRVLDRTGGPRERRHGDGAIAKVMVTFALLEDEDGGYQPYDYDAVPAENIFRTGVRDPWDD
- a CDS encoding DUF3486 family protein gives rise to the protein MGQKSAIDRLPAHLRTKLQEMLADPAVTQTEIVDAINDEAGESLVSKSSVNRYAKRMKRFAEKNRQAKEVADAYIEKFGAEGRNKLGKVVNEQIRLAAFDLISEIDDLKEEGEIAPELVTDIIFKVSRGLKDLETAEKLNAERESEIRNRTLAEAAEVVDKTAKAKGLTPATVDLIKREILGL
- a CDS encoding VpaChn25_0724 family phage protein, with translation METIFTPNQRMLILQGLKNDAGHNLSNEMLQRLLKEYGHAVGISEVNEQINWLEQRGYVKTKRMGATPLVIVTIARPGLDVAEGFIRAEGIDPPLEE